The Triticum aestivum cultivar Chinese Spring chromosome 7B, IWGSC CS RefSeq v2.1, whole genome shotgun sequence genome window below encodes:
- the LOC123156827 gene encoding uncharacterized protein, whose product MSAVVCGKRSSSIFADDLLLQQASSSSPPSPRHSPAPKRSRYAHHHLRRDGRDALLNHLRAAFPAMDPQLLERALEASGDDLDDAIKSLKELHLMESNQANLSAAGSAFENGPTAVQPSVEGIVTSGGVDTATEHQPAAASQQPSNSGPEWVDLFVREMSNASDMDDARARASRALEALTKSILEGAGAEAAQSLHQENMMLKEQMTAVLSQNAVLKRAVAIQHERQKEFDERSHEVQGLKQLVLQYQEQLRTLEINNYALQMHLKQAQQSSSMPGRYNPDVF is encoded by the exons ATGTCTGCGGTAGTCTGCGGCaagaggtcctcctccatcttcgcGGACGACCTGCTGCTCCAacaggcctcctcctcctcccctccctccccccgcCACAGCCCCGCGCCCAAGCGCTCCCGCTACGCGCACCACCACCTCCGCCGGGACGGCCGGGACGCGCTCCTCAACCACCTCCGGGCCGCCTTCCCCGCCATGGATCCCCAG TTGCTTGAGAGGGCCCTTGAAGCGTCCGGAGATGATTTGGATGATGCAATAAAGAGTCTGAAGGAGCTGCACCTCATGGAGTCAAATCAGGCTAACCTGTCGGCCGCTGGTTCCGCGTTTGAAAACGGGCCGACTGCAGTCCAGCCATCTGTTGAAG GTATTGTTACCAGCGGCGGTGTGGACACAGCTACTGAACACCAACCTGCCGCAGCTAGCCAGCAGCCAAGTAATAGTGGCCCTGAATGGGTTGATCTTTTTGTGAGGGAGATGTCAAATGCTTCTGACATGGACGATGCGCGGGCTCGTGCATCAAGAGCTCTGGAAGCCTTGACGAAGTCCATCCTGGAGGGTGCAGGAGCTGAAGCAGCACAGAGCTTGCATCAG GAAAACATGATGCTCAAGGAGCAGATGACGGCCGTCCTGTCGCAGAACGCGGTCCTGAAGCGCGCGGTGGCGATCCAGCACGAGCGGCAGAAGGAGTTTGACGAGCGGAGCCACGAGGTGCAGGGCCTGAAGCAGCTCGTCCTGCAGTACCAGGAGCAGCTGAGGACTCTCGAG ATCAACAACTACGCGCTGCAGATGCATCTGAAGCAGGCCCAGCAGAGCAGCTCCATGCCCGGGCGCTATAACCCGGACGTCTTCTAG